The Larimichthys crocea isolate SSNF chromosome X, L_crocea_2.0, whole genome shotgun sequence genome segment attcttagtctgagtcacttttagtctttcacaaatcatttttgttcgtcatattttagtcgactaaaagtctcaaagttttagtcaaaacatttgagtcttatttcaggaatattgtTTCGcgtttattaattccagttcacttttCAGgttggtgttatttttttattttcaccagCAATTTTCTTCCCGCACATATTCCCATCCGTCAAAACGAggcattgtgactttttctctgcttctaaataataaaaataggaccacacgtccagtctctctttccttctgaGCATgattgcgctgtccgtacaCCGTGTTTCTTCTGCGTGCtctttgttttcaagccacaggtgcgagagcagccagaggattcaaacgtgtggccgtgacgttgctacagtaaaagaagtgccGGCACAAACacgacagcaggactggatgctgctttgtttcttatatagtcgacgaaaacaaggaggacgtttttgttcttgcgtgacattttcgtctcgGTTTTATTCGTCGACAAAAACGCACATGGGCgcatttttcgtcagtgtttttagaacatcgTCTCGTCTTAGTCGAGGGAAAAAGGCTTGTTGACGAACATATGTCGTCTCGTCTGATGAAATTAACTAACTCCAGCCGCCACTTATCACAGAGTCAAACCTCCACCACTGTGTGTCCGTACCTGCGGTCTCTCCGTCTGAACCCGCCTCATGCAGCCGGAGCCGTAGATGACCGTGTTCTCAGGTATGACTTCACAGGTGTTGACCTGGCAGAAGGCTCCGATGATGCAGCCGCTGGTGAGGATCACGTTCCTGCCGACGTCAGCTGGACAACAGAGCAGAGGATgtttgacagagagagtgacTTTGACCGTCAGCAGATGTGgattgttcacacacacacacacacacacacacacacatcccaccTTTAGACTCAATCACATTGTTGTCCCCGATTTTCAGAGCTTGTGACACTGTTGGTCGTCGGTTAAGTAACattcatgaaatatgaaatcacTGTTCACAGACTGCTCGCTCAGATTTAAAAGGATACCACAGCCAACTTCAAACACGTTATTCATGCCGACCGTCATCGTCTTCGGTTCCACCTCAGAGTCCGGCGTGATGTTCTCTGGATATCTGAAGGGTGAGACAGGCAAAGCTGTGACGGAGAGATCTCCACGCAGAGATCATCGAAACATCATTCAGACATAAATGAGATCTTTAATGACCCGTTGATGATCAGAGCCTGCTCCTCGATCAGGTTGCCCTCTCCGATCACGATGGGTCCTGCCTCTGCAATGATGCGAGCTTTAGGGTGGACGACTGTCCTCGGACctgcggacacacacacacacgcacacacacacacacacacacacacacgcacacacacacacacacacaataataaaaaggtaaatacATGAAAGTTTTTCCGTGTCAGCAGAAAATATCGAAGCAGAACTTCTTACCTATGGTGACGTCTCCTCGAATTTCACTTTCAACACAAACCACAGCTCCAGCTGCGATTTTCACACTgtgagacaggagacagagaagacagacagagacagacagagacagacagacagagacagacagagaagagagagaagagagagacagacagacag includes the following:
- the LOC104930924 gene encoding dynactin subunit 6; the encoded protein is MADKQKSVKIAAGAVVCVESEIRGDVTIGPRTVVHPKARIIAEAGPIVIGEGNLIEEQALIINGYPENITPDSEVEPKTMTVGMNNVFEVGCVSQALKIGDNNVIESKADVGRNVILTSGCIIGAFCQVNTCEVIPENTVIYGSGCMRRVQTERPQPQTLQLDFLMKILPNYHHLKKTVKAGHTAS